The proteins below come from a single Cricetulus griseus strain 17A/GY chromosome 6, alternate assembly CriGri-PICRH-1.0, whole genome shotgun sequence genomic window:
- the Mavs gene encoding mitochondrial antiviral-signaling protein isoform X2: MPSSNLQAVSPQHSREHHGQEPEVGGTYTASVDSISTPLHGPVSPTVSFQPLPRTTLRTSHLPGVTVSVPSPDTSLSSSSTGLALAKGAGDQAKAATCLSTDGGVPTNSVTTSSVPSSTKLVPVTTVSSKMSSKLPISTKSTAAMPSTVLTNIAPSKLPINSAYAGTMPSKVPISVAKAPANVLPPNRSNNQAKETLEPPASTVTTRSSLPRPDISSRSLHSGPEMGKPGALLSQVDEPFSGCSMDLAISPSSSLGSEPNHGPEENEYSSFRIQVDEDPSADLLVGNPGPLAIPESPEVEELCVSQISWAKWLGATGALLAAFLGVMLYRSRHLAQ, encoded by the exons GTGTTGACTCCATTTCCACACCACTCCATGGACCTGTGTCTCCAACTGTTTCCTTCCAGCCCCTTCCACGTACCACCCTGCGGACAAGCCACTTGCCTGGGGTCACAGTATCAGTTCCATCTCCTGATACCTCCTTGTCTTCCTCTTCCACTGGATTGGCTTTGGCAAAGGGAGCTGGTGACCAGGCCAAAGCTGCCACCTGTCTCAGCACAGATGGGGGAGTACCCACCAATTCTGTGACCACTAGCTCAGTGCCTTCCTCTACCAAATTGGTACCAGTAACTACTGTGTCTTCCAAAATGTCCTCCAAGTTGCCCATCAGTACAAAGTCCACTGCTGCAATGCCTTCTACTGTGCTCACCAATATAGCACCGTCAAAATTACCCATCAACTCAGCATATGCTGGCACAATGCCATCCAAAGTGCCTATTAGTGTGGCCAAAGCACCTGCCAATGTACTACCACCCAATAGGAGCAACAACCAAGCCAAG GAGACCCTAGAGCCTCCAGCAAGCACAGTCACCACTAGAAGCAGCTTGCCCAGACCAGATATCAGTTCCAGGAGCTTGCACTCTGGGCCAGAGATGGGCAAACCAGGTGCACTGTTGTCCCAGGTGGACGAGCCATTCTCAGGATGCTCTATGGACCTTGCCATCAGCCCTAGCAGCTCCTTGGGCTCCGAACCCAATCATGGTCCAGAGGAGAATGAATATTCGTCCTTTAGGATCCAGGTGGATGAAGACCCCAGTGCTGACCTTCTGGTGGGAAACCCTGGGCCACTAGCTATCCCGGAGTCCCCAGAAGTTGAAGAGCTTTGTGTCAGTCAAATATCCTGGGCTAAGTGGCTCGGGGCAACTGGTGCACTCTTGGCTGCATTCCTGGGAGTGATGCTGTACCGTAGTAGGCACCTGGCCCAATGA